Genomic window (Athene noctua chromosome 20, bAthNoc1.hap1.1, whole genome shotgun sequence):
TTCACGTTCAGGATACAGTTCAGTTGTATCTTAAGATACTGGGAGTTCCAGAAAGCGTCTAAAAAGTAATTATCTTTGTGTGGTTTTGCTTCACCATACAGGGTCATCTGTTGAAACAGTTATCCTGCACAGTGCAGTATCCAAAACATAAATTGGGGCCAGACGGGCTTAGGCCTTCGGTGCTGGTTAACTTCCTTCCCCATGTTACCAGCACTGTACTTGGACATCACCTCTTTCTGTTACAGTCTATGTATGCTCTAAAGGCTCCTTCTGTTTTATAATATGTTTCAGTAAACTACAAAGAAGGGTTAATTGCTTTTGCATAGGACTGCATTAAGCTTTCAACCCCCAAATCCTGTTGCCACCTTTACAACTGATGCATTCACTCTacctgcagagctggcagcatcTCTCAGAACTCCAAACACTCCTGCATCTACCTCCAAGAATGAGAGCCCAGCACACAGATCCTCACCCTAACGAAGCAGAAGTGCTGCTTTCCCAGCAAAAATCCTGACTTCGGACATGAGCACGGTACCATGTTCTGCAGTACCATTAAAAGATCCACATACCATGCTTTCTACTTTTTTCCACAAGCAACTTCACGTGAAGAGGTAAACACCACCGGCTGCTTGCGATCACATGTAACCAGTCACAGTAGTTCAGTACCAAGAATCGGTATTATAGTTCTTACTATTCAAAGAGTAAAGAATTAAAAGCATAAATACCTATCAATGACTAAATAATTTTCCTAAAGCAGGTTTCTAAAACTAGATAGAAGTTCCCAAAGAAGTCTTTGTACCAATAAAAAGTCAATTAATGAATCCACAGAGTTTGGTACTTGCTACTGTAGTAAGCCACAAAAATCTGAACAGAAAACTACAGTTTAAATCTTTGATTATTTTGGCTAAGTCTCAAATGtggtgttttggttgggttttttttgacaacAAATACTTATTATACACACTTCTAGAAGCTCTCACGATGCAGCAATCAAAATCAAGCCAAGAGTCATACAGCATTAGACCCTAGAGGAGCAAGGACAAATCATACTTAATACAGATTGAAGTTTATATAGCGCTCAACTATATTTAAGTGCTTTACAGACTCTAAATAGAAATCAGCACAAAATTATACATTTGTTTTACTGAAGATGGATTAAAAAATGGAAGACATATAAAGGAAAGCCAAACCACCTTTAACACTGCCTTTCCTTAAGCAATACAGCAAAGGCTATTTAATGACGTAGACTATCTAATGATGCATGTTAAGTATGTTAGCAGTGTCCAGTCTAAGGTGGAagtccaattatttttttcattaaaatgtgaaTCATATAACCTGGCTTGGTCATCCTTGTTCTCTTTTGCATTAAGTAGGGCTACCTGAATTCCTACTTCATCTAAGTATTTGCAGGattagggtcaatttagagctggGGTTTACTGTGAATTTAGAAGACTTAAAAAACCAACAGGGCTCCTACATACCGCCGTGACTACAATCCATGTCACAGAGACCTATCAGACCTCATTTTGCAAGCACCTCTCAGATTAACCATTTGCACTTCACACATCCAACACCTGGAGTAATACTGTGGAAAATAAGTTTGGTCTGCTTAAACCAGCATAATCGTTAAAACTTGGGTTTTTGGAGAATATTCACAATAGCAAGTACCAGACATTATTTGCATAATTAATTTTGCTTACTCTGCTAAACAAACGTAAGCACTGATGACTTAGTTCATCTCAGTAGTACTCTGCTCAGCTTTAGAAGCCTGGTATGACTTGGTACAAGAGGTCACATGCCGGTGAAAACTGTCCCGCCACATAAATCTTTTCCCACAGATGTTACATTCATATGGTTTTATGCCTGTATGAATTTTCATATGGCCTACAAGATGGTGTTTCATTTTGAATTTCTTACCACAGACACCACAGCCATAAGGTCGAAGACCAAGGTGCATACTCATATGCCGATCTCTCTGACTTTTGTGTGTAAAGCTTTTCCCACACTGACAAGGATACAGCTTATCAGCATGCGAGAATCCTGTGAGGGACGTTTCTTCTTTAATTCCTGCAGCCATTTCAATGCCTTCGCTGTAGCCTGCTGCTATCATGAGATCCTGTCTGTGAGCACTTAAATTTCCATCTGCCCTTTCCCCTGAAAATTCCTCCATAGAAGAGCCATAGAAGTCAACTTGTTCATCATAATTACTTTCATCTGCCTGTTCATCAAACTCTGCTTCCATCTTTTTGTCACCTATATGAAAGTCTTCAACACCGGAAGACTGGATTGAATGATCTGCCTGAATGGCATTCATGGATTCAGAAACTTGGTGTTCGTCATAAGGATTATCAACACCTTCACAGTCTTGTTCAAATCTTTCTGGTTTCACATGGATCCACCGCTTGTGAGACATGATGCTGGGTTTGCTGTACATGGGCCTGGTGTACTGATACTCTGCGCTGTCGCTGGttccttcctccccatcctgACTTGTCATTCCAGTGCTGAGCCTGTCATGTTCTGTAGAAGAATTACTGGGAAGGTACTCGTGTTCTGTCAGCTGGCACGACAGCTCATCTTTAGAGCTCTCCTCTTCGTTTTCGCCATCCCTTAGCTCCTGCACCTTGTGGAATTCCGTCTGTCCTCCAGAGCCCAGTTCAAAGGTTTCAACGAGCCCATTGTAGCTGCTGCTGCTCGGGGACTGATGGTCACTGCCGTGGTTCATCTTCTGACACAGAACTGTAGGGTTTCCCTCCAGCACTTCCGTGCATTTATCCACTACATGCCACATCTGAAGGAAACTCGCTGCTGTCAAATAGCTAACAATTTCTGGAGCAGGCATTACCAGCCGACCTGTGTAGGTGGACAGGAGAATGTTTTCAAACACTCTGGGATTCATCACATCAGGCAGGACTATTCGCCTGCTGTTCTTCAGGAGAACTTGATCACAGAAGTAAGGTGAACTAGCTGCAAGAACAGCTTTGTGGGCTCTGAAGAGATGGCCCTGAACTACAATGGACACATCACATAATTGTCCTTGCTGGCGCTGCTGGTTTAACTTCTGCAAAATGGTGCTAGAAAAATCTGGAAATTCCACTCGAAAAGAGCTTGACCCAGACTCCATTTCATTACAAATTTAGTGTTGTGctgtaagaagagaaaaacaaaaagaaacaaattctgcTTAGTAAAGTATTGATCTTTCCTTCTACACTTTTTCTTTATCGAATAGCACTTAAGCAGACCCACATGGAACTCAACCCAAAAATTTCTGGAGCCCATGCCACTGCTGTACTtctatttctcccttttctgAAAGTTGTACCTTGGCCACAAATGGCTGTGACAGCAGATTTTGATGTGCTTCATCTGTCCAAGACGACTCATCAACTACAGCAGGAGCTACGAACAGATGTCACCCAGCTGAGATAGACTGAGCATTTCAAGCATGAGCTTAGGATAACAGAAACAGTTATTTGATGAAATTACAGCAGTAGAGTTCTAACTCCAGGATGTCCCAGAGTTTATAACAACATATGAGAGATTCTGCATTTCAACTGCCAACAAAATAATCTCATTGATTTCGCAATAAAGACTGATTGTACTCATAGGAAATATTCCACTTTAAATGAAGTTTTCAAAAGCTAACATATTGATTTGTATGACGACCAAGGCAGAACACTATTAAGAATCAGGCTTATGAGTCTTCTAGTGGTATTTCTCTGTTGTTTTATTAACCAAAAGGTGGAAAAGCAAGATCTTGTACAGTAGCAGGACTATAACGCAATCTTTCAATGAGCTTTTTCAGATGTTACTGTAACATTCCTTACCTAGGAAAAACCTTACAGAACTTAAAATGTTAATCAGGAACATGATACATCTGCTGTatggatttattttctgcatgtaCCTTGTATATTTGTAACAATGCAACAATTATATGCTAGAAGCTCAGCCAAGAGTCACATTTTAATGTTTGTATTCCCACATGATCCAGATGTCTTATTACAAAGTCATCTTTTAAGCAGTAATACGATCCTTTTAAATGTCTGCTTTAAATGGAATTTGAGATAAATTTGCACATTATTATCTTTAGAAATAATGACAGAAACTTAAATGCAACTACAAAAGAACAACATTAACTGTCCGAGTAAGCTAAACTTGTGCAATTCTTCAATTTGATAATGCCTAAATTGAATACAGCGGAACTCCAGAAGAGCCACGGAGCAGCACGCAGTGTTCCTCTATCCCGCTCCATTTCTCCTAAGTGGGAGAGTGTCAAAGTTTTAACAGATGGGGCTGCACACCTGAGAGAATACTCAGTAAATCAGCAGACAGCGGGTATGTACAGAATTGCAAGCACTTTGTTAACATAGTGCAAAACTAGACCTTGCATTACAAACAGCCGGAGGACTCTGAAATGGAAGTAAGTCTGTGGAAATGTGGAACTaggaaaatgctgctgtgaaTCCTGGCACAGGGAGTCCGTACAGAACCACAGCACTTCCCATGCCGTTACATAACCACCGGCAGAAACCTGCTTGCTTGGTGCAGTGCCAGAACGCTGGCACATCGCACAAACGTGTCACTGCTCAGTGCAGAAAAAGCCACAGCTTGCTTAGGAAGTGCAGACTGCACAGGAGCCATTATGTAAATCACTCGGTGTTTAACCAACAGCTCTCGGTTACATAATCCCTTCCCTACCATCCCCATCTGTTTTCAAACTCACATTCCAAACAACTCTCCCCTACTCCCCAAAAAACTGAGAGTTCCTTCTCCAAAGTTTCCGAGCTAGAAGAGGCTGATGAGCACACAGAGCAGAAGTGAACACAGACGAGTCATTGTTACCTCACATAAAGGTTTTCCCCAGAAAAGAGAGCCTAAGGGAGTCAGACAGCCACCCAGACTCTTCAGTAAATACAGGCACAAACTCCTTGTAAACACTGAAACCAGCATCTTCTGCAGAACTGTGAAGATTATACTTTCAaacttccttttacttttttactAGAAGCATGGTATCAATCTGACCATTTTATGAAGGTCTCTGAAGAAAACCAACTGGGAGGAATAACCTGTTGTTTATGAAACCCATCCGTAACTATAAATAATCACAGCAACatagtcaaaagaaaaaaggtaccTTGCTTGACcagtttccttccttcttcagctCTTACACTCATTTCCAGTGCTGGGTAGCTGGAGGAACTGAAAAGG
Coding sequences:
- the ZBTB43 gene encoding zinc finger and BTB domain-containing protein 43, which gives rise to MESGSSSFRVEFPDFSSTILQKLNQQRQQGQLCDVSIVVQGHLFRAHKAVLAASSPYFCDQVLLKNSRRIVLPDVMNPRVFENILLSTYTGRLVMPAPEIVSYLTAASFLQMWHVVDKCTEVLEGNPTVLCQKMNHGSDHQSPSSSSYNGLVETFELGSGGQTEFHKVQELRDGENEEESSKDELSCQLTEHEYLPSNSSTEHDRLSTGMTSQDGEEGTSDSAEYQYTRPMYSKPSIMSHKRWIHVKPERFEQDCEGVDNPYDEHQVSESMNAIQADHSIQSSGVEDFHIGDKKMEAEFDEQADESNYDEQVDFYGSSMEEFSGERADGNLSAHRQDLMIAAGYSEGIEMAAGIKEETSLTGFSHADKLYPCQCGKSFTHKSQRDRHMSMHLGLRPYGCGVCGKKFKMKHHLVGHMKIHTGIKPYECNICGKRFMWRDSFHRHVTSCTKSYQASKAEQSTTEMN